TCAGGGTGTGGTAGATTAGCACGCCAGCGTGCACCACAGCCCGGTTCTGCTCCAGTGTGGTGCCGCCCAAAAGGTAAATGCGGCCGCGCAGGGTGGCACAGGCAAAGGAGCGCAGCGGCAGGGGCAGGCGGGGCCCGGGGCCCCACTGGAGAGAGGCCAGGTCCATGATCTCACAGGAGTCCAGCATGGCTCCTCTGTTGCAGCCCCCCAGGGCGTAGAGTGACTCCCCACAGCCCAGCAGACCCAGCATGGCTCGGGGCTGCACCATGGGCGACCGCTCCTGCCAGCGATCCAACACAGAGTCATACTCATGAACCTCCGTGGACACCGTGCCCCCCCGCAGGATGCCCCCCGCTACGAACAGCCGCCCCCCGATGGCCGTGCAACCTGGGCACAGCAGAGAGCCCAGGGCAGCCAGCTTCTCCCATTTCCCTGTACGTGGGTCGAAGCAGTCCACAGTGAAGTCCCTCTCGTTCAACAACTCGTCATCCCGCGGCTTCAGGTCCACACACACAATCTTCTTCTCGAACATGCCTTCCCGGGGCCTCAGTGGGCCTCCCAGGCCCTCCCCGGCTGCCGCAGGGCCCAGCTCCTGGCTCAGCCGCCGGCTCTCCTCCAGGGACAGCAAGCCGGGGCGGAGGTGGTGGAGCAGGGCCGGCATGTGGCTGTAACGGTCCAGGGGCTGGTGCTCGGCCCAGCGGCGCGCAGCGTCGTACACCTCTGCCTCAGAGTCTACGCCCAGGCGGTCAGATCCCAGCAGGCTGCCCAGGGTGCCTGGGTCCAGCAGAAGGAAGTCCTTTTGGCGGGCCACGCGGGGGAAGTGCTGGGCCACCAGCCTCAGAGAGGCCCTCAGGAGCAGCTGGTCGTGGTGGGAGCGGGCCAAAGAGTACATGCCCAGGCAGTTGTCCACAGACAGGTGTTCAAACAGGAACCTACGGACACACACAGATGTTTGAGGATGGAAAACCAGACAATAAAAGATGGCTTTTAAAAATTCTATCAAAACTCTGTGTCAGTTACTGAACTGCACCGGCTTAAGAGTATCAGCAGCATTCTGGACCGGGGAAAAGACAACGTATCTGTGTCAGGCAGCACTGACTATATAGTTACCTGGAGCACAGATCCTGCAGAGGCATCACTTGAAGCCGATTGGCCGCCACAAACAGGTCTTCGGCCGTGTCCAAGCAGAGCCCTGCCTCCCCAGTGTAGACGAACTGGATGACGGTCTCCATGACTGACGGCGTCACCTCCTCCAATCGGATCTCAGTGAGACGGGACTCCACCAACGGGCTAGTGAACATGGCACGGAAATACGGGCTGACGGCTGCCAAGAGGATTCTGAAGAGAGGCAGAAGCACAACGTCATTCACATAAGGGTGAGATAGGGTGTGACTACAATGAACTGCAGGACACTGGAGTACTGAAACGGCAGCAGGCATCCGAGTATGTGTCACATAGTGCATGTTGCTACACACAAAGGAATGTCTGAATGTCTGTAGTAAACTAGAATTGAGATTAGATCATTGACCCTACCTGTGACACATAAACCTCTTCCCCTCCACTAACAGAGTGACGTCACACAACTGCTGAGCATCCAGTAGCTGCTTCAACCCTGACGGAGATAAGAAGTAAAGAgtgaggagatagaaagagacttATATGATATAGGCAGCACATGAGTGATGCATTCATTTGGATGTTCCCATTCCACCGGACCATGTGTGACGTAGTCTCCTAAAGGAGTGGTGCTGTCGTCGGGAAAGTCCTCTTCTTCGGAGTCGCTGTCCGAGAGGGGCTCCCCGCCCCCACCGTCCCCGTCCTGCCAGGGCTGTGGCCGCCAGGTGATCGTTCCGCCACGGACTGCACTCATCTGAAGATAGTCAAGCGTCAACATAATATACATAGGAATATCAGGAACCtttaacaacaaaaaacattattTCTGTCTCAAGGAGCCAGATACACAAGATGGTGGCCAGTTATAATTATGATTTGATGTAGATAGATGTTAGTAATCTATTTAAGAGTAATTAGAGGATCATGGTCAAGCTAAACTTCAAAGCCCTTTATGAATCGTATCCAACACTAAGCTACAGGCTGAATGAATGTCTTGCAAAGCTCTCAAAGGCAGCATTCCCTAGTGCTCCCTCTTATTGAGAAAATCAACAGGGTACATTCAGGAATAGTGACACAAAATGACTTTACCTTGATTCAAGGGAGACTACCCTGCTTCGTTCTCCTGTCCTGGGCTCCGATTGTGTGGATGTTACCAGGGGCCAGACAGTTAGTAGCTTCACCTTTAAGCCCGATTGTCTGTAGTCAGTCAATAAGGAAAGCTGACAGTTGCATTCCGTGTGTCCCACCCTCCGATCCGCCTGTCCTGGTCTGGGTGAGTACGGCCTCCAGTGTGGGGTGCAGCACGGCTCATGGTTCTCAAAACCACCATGCAGGCTATAACAACAGACCGCCTGGCGgcggctagctaacgttagttagcaacTGCTGAATGCAGCTCTCTAAAAAACATCCGCCAAAGCACCCCTTTCTGTCTTATCCGGGGAATCAGTAAAAAATGGCAAGAAATACAAACATCTCAAACGCATTGCagttgttaaaaatatgaaaaacTGGTTGTATTGCCCCAGGACCTGCCTGACTATTGTCGGCCGCACAATTCACTTTTCCCCCTGTCCCAACTGCATTACCGCAATGCAATAGTTCCGCTAGTCTCATTGGTTAGCCTTTGAACCGGTGCACGGATGTGACGTTTTGTTTTGGACTCATTTGTGCGCCTTATTTTATAACTAAAGCAAATTTAAGCGATATTTTGTTTTCTACTTTCTAAACATTACATTTGTTACAGATTTTGCTCATATCATTTTCAGGTCCCGTCATTTCATTGGTTGTCTTATTTAGTTCCACCTCTATTTACCAACCTACTTCCGCATTGAAACATGGCGACTTGCATTGGCATGGTTACCCGGCTTTGCACATAGAACGTCTTAAAACCAGTTTCAAAACGCTTTACAAGGCAGGGGCAGGGAACGAAAGTATTTACCCCCAGCCGCTCCACACATGAGATGCGCAGTAGTCTGTACGAACATATCCGCGAGAAGACTGACAAAATCATTGCCAATGTGGAGACTCGGAAAGGGGATCTACGGGGAGAAGATGTCAGGGAGATTGTAAGCGTTTCTGTATATCTCATCTCACCATGTTGAATACTGTAGATGTAGCATAGTTACATGCGCTTTGCATGCTCTCTTGACCATCAAGTCATTGAAGTGTCTTTGATGTGCAAGAGAGATTGCCTCTGTGCTTTCATATGCTCTGTCTGTCAgttgccttgaaatacattcttACGAATACAGTAAGGTGACCAGATTTCTAAAATGAAAACCGGGGACATTTCCAGTTCGGCAGGTCAATATATAATTTAAATATCCAATGTTATTATCTATGAAATATAAAGGGGGACAATTCCGGTTTCATGTATTTAGTCTAACAGGCACCCTGTGATAGAGAAAACAACTAtattacagaaacactacagacaaGACAGAACTGTGCAATCTGAACAGCCATTCAGTGGTCTTGGTAGAATAAGAGCAGAAGAGAACATGAGCAAAATTGAAAAAACAGACAATAGTATATGTGAAATACTTAACATAATAAAGAAATAAGATGCTGATGAGATTGGTAACTACATAATATACTTATACCAACCTAATCTGTATATTTCTCAGAAGAAGGTATTTTCTTCAGGATTGCTCTGTCTTTGGCCAGCTTCTCCATGAACTCCTGGCAGGGGAGGTTGAAGTTCGTCTTCACAATAAGCATGGCCTTGATGGTAGGAACAGTGAACCTATTTCTTACTGCTGTCCATAGATCATTAATTTGGGAGAACACTCTCTCGACTGGTGCAGTGCTTACCTGGAAGTAAATGACAACAGACACTAATCTAGCCAGGTTAGTGTGTGGGATGTCATTCTCTTTGAAGTGGGTAACCACCATGCTCCATCTCTGACTAAGCGGTGTCTCAGATGTTTTCCATTCTTCAAGCGATCCCCCTTTAGGAACTCTTTCAGGCCAGTAACCTCGTCACACAATGCATCCTCATTGATGGTCACATTGGGGCATTTTTCCTGCAGTGTGCCTGCTGCCTTCTGGATCTCTTCACGTAGAGGTTGCCTTTTTAAAAGGAGACAATGTAAATCTTTTAGATTATCTGTGTGCTTTCCCCATGCTTGCAAGTAGTTCACAGCTATAGTGAAGAATGATTGTGATGTTTTGAGAAAGCTCTCTTTAGACATGGCTCCATTTTCCTCTAGCTCTCTCAGAAGTCCTCTGACCAAAACTGGAATGAAGTTGTCATCACGTCTTGCAGTGAATTTTGCTTCAACGTTTCTCAGAATTGCAGCGGACTCCACAGCACAGTGGTCCTGCCCTCCAAGCATCTTGATCGTGTCACTGAATTCGGTCAAGTTTCCATGGACAAAGGCCAGCCAAAGTTCAGTCAGTGGATCTTCGAACATTGTTCACAGGACAACAGGGCTTTTGTCTTCAGAAATAAAAAAGGATTTCAATGGCACATACATTTTCAGCACTCTTTCTAGAGCAGGGAGCATGGACATCCAGCGAACATGGCTGTGTACTAAAATGTTATGGTACTCCTGGCCAACAAACTCACAAAAGCCCTTCAGTCTTTCTACTCTGACGGTGAAAATATGAACATATCCAAATATCTTTGTGAGCGGGTACTCAACATCATATCCAAAGATGTTCTGGCCATGTTATGAATGATGTGGGCAGGACAACCTAAGCCAATCACCTCACGCTGCAGAGCGTTTTTAATTTTGGTATGGACATTGACCCTCCCCAGCCTATTCAGTCCTCCAAAGTTGGTATTTGTGTTGTCGGCAGAGAATGTATTCCAGGTTACATTTTTGGATGACCACCAGGACCTCAGCTGCAATTTTCTCCATTCAATTCAACAAAATCAAGCAGTTTTGTTTCCATAGATGTGCTGCCATCATATATC
The sequence above is drawn from the Salvelinus fontinalis isolate EN_2023a chromosome 24, ASM2944872v1, whole genome shotgun sequence genome and encodes:
- the LOC129822020 gene encoding kelch-like protein 12 isoform X2; this encodes MSAVRGGTITWRPQPWQDGDGGGGEPLSDSDSEEEDFPDDSTTPLGDYVTHGLKQLLDAQQLCDVTLLVEGKRFMCHRILLAAVSPYFRAMFTSPLVESRLTEIRLEEVTPSVMETVIQFVYTGEAGLCLDTAEDLFVAANRLQVMPLQDLCSRFLFEHLSVDNCLGMYSLARSHHDQLLLRASLRLVAQHFPRVARQKDFLLLDPGTLGSLLGSDRLGVDSEAEVYDAARRWAEHQPLDRYSHMPALLHHLRPGLLSLEESRRLSQELGPAAAGEGLGGPLRPREGMFEKKIVCVDLKPRDDELLNERDFTVDCFDPRTGKWEKLAALGSLLCPGCTAIGGRLFVAGGILRGGTVSTEVHEYDSVLDRWQERSPMVQPRAMLGLLGCGESLYALGGCNRGAMLDSCEIMDLASLQWGPGPRLPLPLRSFACATLRGRIYLLGGTTLEQNRAVVHAGVLIYHTLTDSWTRVGLDSGATCLAGGVAVRGGVCAIGGYMRDATKFIDGNYTHLEPLDATGRVLFFREGRGSGVEREVTGAVVAERSGGSDRAPSPVVFPGLPRRIAAGGVARWKRRIYVLGGENGSRFYDSVYCWKPGWRSWVQRREKLPGDTGGVSQFGCTTLKFPKKHILSRLRLAREDRNPDDD
- the LOC129822020 gene encoding kelch-like protein 12 isoform X1, which gives rise to MYIMLTLDYLQMSAVRGGTITWRPQPWQDGDGGGGEPLSDSDSEEEDFPDDSTTPLGDYVTHGLKQLLDAQQLCDVTLLVEGKRFMCHRILLAAVSPYFRAMFTSPLVESRLTEIRLEEVTPSVMETVIQFVYTGEAGLCLDTAEDLFVAANRLQVMPLQDLCSRFLFEHLSVDNCLGMYSLARSHHDQLLLRASLRLVAQHFPRVARQKDFLLLDPGTLGSLLGSDRLGVDSEAEVYDAARRWAEHQPLDRYSHMPALLHHLRPGLLSLEESRRLSQELGPAAAGEGLGGPLRPREGMFEKKIVCVDLKPRDDELLNERDFTVDCFDPRTGKWEKLAALGSLLCPGCTAIGGRLFVAGGILRGGTVSTEVHEYDSVLDRWQERSPMVQPRAMLGLLGCGESLYALGGCNRGAMLDSCEIMDLASLQWGPGPRLPLPLRSFACATLRGRIYLLGGTTLEQNRAVVHAGVLIYHTLTDSWTRVGLDSGATCLAGGVAVRGGVCAIGGYMRDATKFIDGNYTHLEPLDATGRVLFFREGRGSGVEREVTGAVVAERSGGSDRAPSPVVFPGLPRRIAAGGVARWKRRIYVLGGENGSRFYDSVYCWKPGWRSWVQRREKLPGDTGGVSQFGCTTLKFPKKHILSRLRLAREDRNPDDD